The genome window agaaaattttttttaatccataaaacaaaacccaaagCACATAAATCTGAACATCATATGTTTAGATATACATTCACTCACGATAACCAGAAATAGAGATAGAATTAAAAACCCATTCAAAACCTCCAAAAACCCTTAATACATTTTCACAGCAAACAAACACAGCCATGTAGTTTAAAGAGGCAAAAAGCAGTTAATGGACCTGAAGCTTGTTCTCTTTAATATAAGCCCAAATCTGCTTAAGAACTTCAGTTCGAGGGATTTCCGGGACTCCCACGAGAGCTTGCATCTCAGGCGACACAGGGCGGGGCTTCATTATGCCACGTGGCTTCCTGGGACCGGTGTCAGTCTTTGAAGCCGTGGCTTGAGTCAGGGTTCGTACCATGTGCGCGTTAGTTGGATGAAGAAGACGGAAAGAAGAGGGTTTGCCCAAGAACGA of Gossypium raimondii isolate GPD5lz chromosome 3, ASM2569854v1, whole genome shotgun sequence contains these proteins:
- the LOC105795199 gene encoding uncharacterized protein LOC105795199; amino-acid sequence: MAVSSATFSTFVSPQTVSFLGKPSSFRLLHPTNAHMVRTLTQATASKTDTGPRKPRGIMKPRPVSPEMQALVGVPEIPRTEVLKQIWAYIKENKLQDPNNKRVIICDDKLKKIFGGKDRVEFLEIAGLINPHFL